One Candidatus Planktophila limnetica DNA segment encodes these proteins:
- the recF gene encoding DNA replication/repair protein RecF (All proteins in this family for which functions are known are DNA-binding proteins that assist the filamentation of RecA onto DNA for the initiation of recombination or recombinational repair.): MRIKKLELTNFRSYKELSLELASGVSTFIGDNGCGKTNIAEAIIYLSFLSSHRVSSNQPLIALGHDQAIIRSEITREDRTLQVDLEINLNKANRARLNQNPTRSQREILGACQVIYFSPEDLDLVRGDPNQRRDFLDKLLITRTPRIAGVIADYERVVKQRNALLKTRSSANALAPWSEQLINFGAQLTAERIALVEALNPWVAKNYANLNEVKAASIAYKSSTEGLTTNVEKNAQILTERLAEVSYQEIERGVTLIGPHRDDLHLQLGEFPAKGYASHGESWSIAIALRIGSFNLLKSEGAEPILILDDIFAELDTSRRQQLTSVAQIAEQTIITAAVESDLPAELLTERYYVTPGAVKKARS, translated from the coding sequence ATGCGTATTAAAAAGTTAGAACTTACTAACTTCCGCTCTTATAAAGAGCTATCACTGGAACTTGCTTCAGGCGTCTCTACTTTTATTGGAGATAATGGTTGCGGTAAAACAAATATTGCTGAAGCAATAATCTATTTATCTTTTCTTTCATCCCACCGTGTTTCAAGCAATCAACCACTTATCGCTTTAGGCCACGACCAAGCAATCATTCGATCAGAGATAACACGCGAGGATCGAACACTGCAGGTTGATTTAGAAATTAATTTAAATAAAGCAAACCGTGCGCGCTTAAATCAAAACCCCACCAGAAGCCAACGCGAAATATTAGGTGCTTGCCAAGTTATTTACTTCTCCCCAGAAGACCTAGATCTAGTGAGAGGAGATCCCAATCAGCGCCGTGATTTCCTCGATAAATTACTGATAACTCGCACCCCTCGAATAGCAGGTGTTATTGCAGATTACGAACGAGTTGTTAAACAACGTAACGCTTTACTTAAAACACGATCATCTGCCAACGCCCTTGCGCCATGGAGTGAGCAACTTATTAACTTTGGCGCCCAATTAACAGCAGAACGTATTGCTTTAGTTGAGGCGCTAAACCCATGGGTTGCCAAAAACTATGCCAACCTCAATGAGGTAAAAGCTGCGAGTATTGCTTATAAATCAAGCACAGAAGGCTTAACAACAAATGTAGAAAAAAACGCACAGATTCTCACCGAGCGTTTAGCAGAAGTTTCATACCAAGAGATCGAACGCGGCGTGACTCTCATTGGTCCACATCGCGATGACCTACATTTACAACTAGGAGAGTTTCCTGCAAAAGGATATGCAAGCCACGGTGAATCCTGGTCAATTGCTATTGCCCTACGTATTGGTTCTTTTAACTTATTAAAATCAGAGGGCGCCGAACCAATTCTTATCCTTGATGATATTTTTGCCGAGCTAGACACATCCCGCCGTCAACAATTAACATCTGTGGCACAAATAGCAGAACAAACGATTATTACAGCCGCGGTTGAAAGTGATTTACCTGCAGAGTTGTTAACAGAGAGATATTACGTAACACCTGGTGCGGTTAAGAAAGCGAGAAGCTAA
- a CDS encoding DUF721 domain-containing protein, translating to MAKRDLAIDLFRSFKTGVIKKRKVMEVRNNIATDPQLLGEVLTNLIEERDWKSGVAEGTLFTQWATIIGDDIAQHASPVSINENVLTIQTTSTAWATQLTLVQSEILKTIQNNPFGATIESVVIIGPNTPSWKRGIRSTRDARGPRDTYN from the coding sequence ATGGCAAAGCGCGATCTCGCAATTGATTTATTTCGCTCATTTAAAACTGGTGTAATTAAGAAAAGAAAAGTTATGGAAGTTCGAAATAACATTGCAACAGATCCACAACTACTCGGTGAAGTGCTGACCAACCTCATTGAAGAGCGAGATTGGAAATCTGGAGTTGCAGAAGGAACGCTTTTTACACAATGGGCAACAATTATTGGCGACGATATTGCACAACACGCATCCCCTGTTTCAATTAATGAAAATGTTTTAACAATTCAAACAACATCGACTGCGTGGGCAACACAATTAACACTTGTGCAAAGTGAAATTTTAAAAACAATTCAAAACAATCCATTTGGCGCAACAATCGAATCAGTTGTCATCATTGGTCCAAACACGCCTTCATGGAAGCGTGGAATCAGATCTACGCGCGATGCCAGAGGCCCCCGCGACACCTACAACTAA
- the gyrB gene encoding DNA topoisomerase (ATP-hydrolyzing) subunit B gives MPGKSGNYDASAITVLEGLEAVRKRPGMYIGSTGERGLHHLVYEVVDNSVDEALAGHCDEINVTLMADGSVQVIDNGRGIPVDMHPVEKKPALEVVLTVLHAGGKFGDSGYSVSGGLHGVGISVVNALSSDLSVFVQRDGFHWSQSYKLGVPTAPLKKGEASKSSGTTVQFWPSEEIFETTDFSFEILSARFREMAFLNKSLTISLTDARAGHVDEKGEQLHVRYKYDGGIADFVKHLNSTRGETHKSIIYFEANENKNRMSLEVAMQWNEGFSESVYTFANTINTHEGGTHEEGFRTALTSIVNKFGEEQGFIRKKEDRLTGDDVREGLTAIVSLKLGEPQFEGQTKTKLGNTEAKSFTQKAVNESLSAWFEQNPAEGKEIVRKSIDAAAARVAARKARDLSRNRKGLLEGRGMPGKLADCQWTDPAKCELYIVEGDSAGGSTKGGRDSRNQAVLPIRGKILNVEKARIDRVLQNNEVQALITALGTGVHDDFDIAKLRYHKIILMADADVDGQHIRTLLLTLLFRFMRPLIEQGFVYLAQPPLYKLKWGGKEPVQYAFSDRERDGFIKLGIEAGKRLPKEDGIQRFKGLGEMPAKELWDTTMDPEHRVLIQVTLEDAAAADDLFSVLMGENVEQRRAFIQRNAKDVRFLDI, from the coding sequence ATGCCAGGCAAAAGCGGTAATTACGACGCTAGCGCAATCACAGTCCTTGAAGGACTTGAGGCTGTCAGAAAACGCCCAGGCATGTACATCGGATCCACCGGTGAGCGCGGATTACACCACTTAGTTTATGAAGTGGTCGATAACTCTGTCGATGAAGCACTGGCCGGTCACTGCGATGAAATCAATGTAACTCTTATGGCAGATGGCAGTGTTCAAGTCATCGACAACGGCCGCGGTATCCCAGTTGATATGCACCCAGTTGAGAAAAAACCAGCTCTTGAAGTTGTTCTTACTGTTTTACACGCAGGTGGAAAGTTCGGCGACAGTGGTTATTCGGTCTCCGGTGGTTTACACGGTGTTGGCATCTCAGTTGTTAACGCACTGAGCTCTGATCTCTCAGTTTTTGTACAACGCGATGGTTTTCATTGGTCACAAAGTTACAAACTCGGTGTGCCAACCGCGCCACTTAAAAAAGGTGAGGCATCAAAGTCATCTGGAACAACAGTTCAGTTCTGGCCATCGGAAGAAATTTTTGAAACAACAGATTTTTCATTTGAAATTTTATCGGCACGTTTTCGCGAAATGGCATTTCTAAATAAAAGCCTCACCATTTCACTTACTGACGCCCGCGCCGGACATGTTGATGAAAAAGGCGAGCAATTACATGTGCGCTATAAGTATGACGGCGGAATTGCAGACTTCGTAAAACACCTTAATTCAACTCGTGGTGAAACACATAAATCAATTATTTACTTTGAAGCCAATGAGAACAAAAACCGTATGTCACTTGAAGTGGCAATGCAGTGGAATGAAGGCTTTTCAGAGTCTGTGTATACCTTTGCAAACACCATCAATACCCATGAGGGTGGAACACACGAAGAAGGTTTTCGCACCGCACTCACATCAATTGTTAATAAGTTTGGCGAAGAACAAGGATTTATCCGTAAGAAAGAAGATCGCCTCACAGGAGATGATGTTCGCGAAGGATTAACAGCAATTGTTTCTCTTAAACTCGGCGAACCACAATTTGAAGGTCAAACAAAGACAAAACTAGGAAACACAGAAGCAAAATCTTTCACACAAAAAGCTGTCAATGAATCTTTATCTGCCTGGTTTGAACAAAACCCTGCAGAAGGAAAAGAAATTGTTCGAAAGAGTATTGATGCCGCTGCGGCGCGCGTTGCAGCGCGTAAAGCACGCGACTTATCTCGTAATCGCAAAGGATTACTTGAAGGCCGCGGAATGCCAGGAAAGCTTGCAGATTGCCAGTGGACAGATCCTGCAAAGTGCGAGCTATACATTGTCGAAGGTGACTCTGCGGGCGGCTCAACAAAAGGTGGACGCGATTCGCGCAACCAAGCAGTTTTACCTATCCGTGGAAAGATTTTAAACGTAGAAAAAGCACGCATTGATCGCGTGCTACAAAACAATGAAGTACAAGCACTTATTACAGCACTTGGCACAGGTGTGCATGATGATTTCGATATTGCAAAACTTCGTTATCACAAAATTATTTTGATGGCAGATGCCGATGTTGATGGACAACACATTCGCACATTGCTACTAACACTTCTTTTTAGATTTATGCGCCCACTCATCGAACAAGGTTTTGTTTATTTAGCACAACCACCTCTATACAAACTTAAGTGGGGCGGCAAAGAACCAGTGCAATACGCATTCTCTGATCGCGAACGAGATGGCTTTATTAAATTAGGAATAGAAGCAGGAAAGCGACTACCAAAAGAAGATGGTATTCAACGCTTTAAAGGTTTAGGTGAAATGCCAGCAAAAGAGTTATGGGACACAACAATGGACCCAGAACATCGTGTGCTTATTCAAGTAACTCTTGAAGACGCAGCAGCAGCCGATGATCTTTTCTCTGTATTAATGGGTGAAAATGTTGAACAACGTCGTGCATTTATTCAACGCAACGCTAAAGACGTTAGGTTCTTAGATATCTAA
- the gyrA gene encoding DNA gyrase subunit A yields the protein MDDLTNKPDFDRIEKVDLQVEMARSYLDYAMSVIVGRALPDVRDGLKPVHRRVLYAMYDAGYRPDKGYYKSSRIVGDVMGNYHPHGDTAIYDSVVRLAQPWSLRYPLVDGNGNFGSPGNDPAAAMRYTEARLAPLAMEMMRDIDEDTVNFSPNYDGRSQEPDVLPSRLPNLLVNGSAGIAVGMATNIPPHNLREICEGVIYALENPELASDQLLKHLLTVVKGPDFPTKALIVGRTGIEEAYRTGRGSIMMRAVVLVEEINKRTCLVVTELPYQVNPDNLALKIAELVKDGKIKGIADVRDEGNERLGQRLVIVLQNTAIPKVVLNNLYKQTQLQDTFGANMLALVDGVPRTLRLDEFIRYYIEHQVEVIVRRTKFRLAEKEKRAHILLGYLKALDALDAVIALIRASTTPEEARTGLMKLLDVDEIQANAILDMQLRRIAALERQKINDEYDGLMKDIVELNAILISPEKQREIIKTELSELVAKYGDERRTQIVASEGDFSAEDLIPDQDVVVTITHGGYSKRTVADLYRSQRRGGRGVKGAALKQDDVVDHFFVASTHDWLLFFTNQGRVYRAKVHELPDAGRDARGQHVANLMAFKQDEQIAQVLSLKDYQAAPYLVLATKSGLVKKTPLVEYDSPRTGGLIAISLKGSDEVVSASLVNKGDELLLVSKKGMSLRFTADDESLRPMGRSTSGVIGMKFRAGDELLAMARVNSQLEGNSFVFTATDGGYGKKTPIDEYRLQGRGGIGIKAAKIDEDSRGSLVSALVLQNDDEVLAITSAGTVMRTPAAEVRQTGRDSMGVRLVNLDEGALLLSVTKNSEDEIPAKDV from the coding sequence ATGGATGACCTAACAAACAAACCAGATTTTGATCGCATTGAAAAAGTCGATCTACAAGTTGAGATGGCGCGTTCATATCTTGACTATGCAATGTCAGTTATCGTCGGTCGAGCACTTCCAGATGTTCGAGATGGATTAAAGCCAGTACACCGTCGCGTTTTGTATGCAATGTATGACGCTGGTTACCGACCAGATAAAGGTTATTACAAATCTTCTCGCATCGTTGGTGACGTTATGGGCAATTACCACCCACATGGTGACACAGCGATTTATGACTCTGTAGTTCGTTTAGCCCAACCATGGTCACTTCGTTATCCACTCGTAGATGGAAACGGAAACTTCGGTTCTCCCGGCAACGATCCAGCTGCTGCAATGCGTTATACAGAAGCGCGTTTAGCCCCACTTGCAATGGAGATGATGCGCGATATCGATGAAGACACAGTTAATTTTTCACCAAACTATGACGGCCGTTCACAAGAGCCAGATGTATTGCCATCTCGTTTACCAAACTTATTAGTCAATGGTTCTGCAGGTATCGCAGTTGGAATGGCTACAAATATTCCACCGCATAACCTTCGTGAAATCTGCGAAGGTGTTATCTACGCCCTTGAAAACCCAGAGCTTGCATCGGATCAATTACTCAAACACTTATTAACAGTTGTTAAAGGTCCAGATTTTCCAACAAAGGCACTCATTGTTGGACGCACCGGAATAGAAGAGGCCTATCGCACAGGTCGCGGTTCAATCATGATGCGCGCAGTTGTATTGGTTGAAGAGATTAATAAGCGCACATGTTTAGTCGTCACAGAACTTCCATATCAAGTCAACCCAGATAACCTTGCGTTAAAAATTGCCGAATTAGTAAAAGATGGAAAGATAAAAGGAATTGCAGATGTTCGAGACGAAGGTAATGAACGTCTAGGTCAACGCCTTGTTATTGTCTTGCAAAACACAGCTATTCCTAAAGTAGTTCTTAATAACCTATACAAACAAACACAATTACAAGACACATTTGGCGCCAACATGTTGGCACTAGTCGATGGCGTTCCACGCACACTACGACTAGATGAATTCATTCGTTACTACATCGAGCACCAGGTAGAAGTAATTGTTCGTCGCACAAAATTTCGCTTGGCAGAAAAAGAAAAACGAGCACATATTTTGCTCGGTTATCTCAAAGCGTTGGATGCACTCGATGCCGTAATTGCCTTGATTCGCGCAAGCACAACACCAGAAGAAGCACGCACCGGGTTGATGAAACTTCTAGATGTCGATGAAATTCAAGCCAACGCAATTTTAGATATGCAGTTGCGTCGCATCGCAGCCCTTGAGCGTCAAAAGATCAATGATGAGTACGACGGTTTAATGAAAGACATTGTCGAACTCAATGCAATCTTAATTAGCCCTGAAAAGCAGCGCGAAATAATCAAAACAGAGCTCTCAGAACTAGTTGCGAAATACGGTGATGAGCGCCGCACGCAAATAGTTGCAAGCGAAGGTGATTTCTCTGCAGAAGATTTAATTCCTGACCAAGATGTAGTTGTCACAATTACACACGGTGGTTACTCAAAGCGCACAGTTGCTGATTTATATAGATCACAACGCCGTGGTGGCCGAGGTGTAAAGGGTGCGGCGCTTAAACAAGACGATGTTGTTGACCACTTCTTTGTCGCGTCCACTCATGACTGGTTGCTCTTTTTCACAAACCAAGGTCGTGTGTATCGCGCAAAAGTTCACGAATTACCAGATGCTGGTCGCGATGCTCGCGGACAACACGTTGCAAACTTGATGGCATTTAAACAAGATGAACAAATTGCACAAGTTCTTTCTCTTAAAGATTATCAAGCTGCCCCGTATTTAGTTCTTGCAACTAAGAGCGGACTCGTTAAGAAAACCCCACTAGTTGAATATGACTCACCTCGCACCGGTGGACTTATTGCAATTTCACTTAAAGGTAGCGATGAAGTTGTTAGCGCATCCCTTGTGAATAAAGGCGATGAACTTTTATTAGTTTCTAAAAAAGGCATGTCACTTCGTTTTACTGCAGATGATGAATCACTACGACCAATGGGTCGTTCCACAAGTGGTGTCATCGGAATGAAATTCCGCGCAGGAGATGAACTACTTGCAATGGCGCGTGTTAATTCACAACTTGAAGGAAACTCATTTGTATTTACTGCAACAGATGGTGGTTATGGAAAGAAAACACCAATTGATGAATATCGCTTACAAGGTCGCGGCGGCATTGGAATTAAAGCGGCAAAAATCGATGAAGATTCACGAGGATCACTTGTTAGCGCACTTGTATTGCAAAATGATGATGAAGTTCTAGCAATCACATCTGCAGGAACAGTGATGCGAACACCTGCTGCAGAAGTACGCCAAACAGGCCGTGATTCAATGGGTGTGCGCCTAGTTAACCTTGATGAGGGCGCACTTCTGCTCTCAGTGACTAAGAACAGCGAGGATGAAATACCCGCTAAAGATGTGTAG
- a CDS encoding peptidylprolyl isomerase → MTTTATLHTSLGDIVIELFPNHAPKTVANFVELATGAREWTDPRTGAKSTANLYDGTIFHRVIDGFMIQGGDPLGQGTGGPGYRFADEFHGELTFDRPYILAMANSGPGTNGSQFFITVAPTTWLNRKHSIFGEVKDAPSQAVVDVIAKAKTGAQDKPSTPITINSVTVK, encoded by the coding sequence ATGACAACTACTGCAACCCTGCACACTTCACTCGGTGACATCGTTATCGAGTTGTTCCCAAATCATGCACCAAAGACAGTTGCAAACTTCGTTGAACTAGCAACTGGTGCACGTGAGTGGACTGACCCACGCACTGGTGCAAAGTCGACTGCAAATCTTTATGACGGAACTATTTTTCACCGCGTCATCGATGGCTTCATGATTCAAGGTGGAGATCCACTTGGTCAAGGAACTGGCGGACCTGGTTATCGCTTCGCAGATGAATTCCATGGCGAATTAACATTTGATCGCCCATACATTCTTGCAATGGCAAATTCAGGACCAGGAACAAATGGTTCACAATTCTTTATTACTGTGGCTCCAACAACATGGCTTAATCGCAAGCACTCAATCTTCGGTGAAGTAAAAGATGCGCCCAGCCAAGCAGTGGTCGATGTAATCGCAAAAGCAAAGACTGGCGCACAAGATAAGCCTTCTACACCGATCACAATTAATAGCGTCACAGTTAAGTAA
- a CDS encoding rhomboid family intramembrane serine protease — protein sequence MASLKRSATTTLITVIAAAYLYDLVVGGLTNTFALPSIDYLMASGQWYRLLTVALVHGGIFHLAFNLYALMALGNPVEQAFGKTKFLVIFFVSLISGSLLSTYLAAPNQYSVGVSGAVFGLFGAFAVLSKKYGLEIKSIAVIVGINFAMGFVIGGVDWRAHLGGLIGGSITTAALLSQRR from the coding sequence ATGGCTTCATTGAAGCGCTCGGCAACAACAACACTTATTACAGTTATCGCTGCTGCATATCTCTATGATCTTGTAGTCGGCGGTCTTACAAATACTTTCGCTCTCCCCAGTATTGATTATTTAATGGCATCAGGGCAGTGGTATCGATTACTTACAGTCGCACTTGTCCATGGCGGAATCTTTCACTTAGCTTTTAATTTATATGCACTGATGGCACTTGGAAATCCAGTAGAACAAGCCTTTGGCAAAACAAAGTTCCTAGTTATTTTCTTTGTATCCCTTATCAGCGGATCCTTGCTCTCCACATACCTAGCAGCACCTAATCAATATTCAGTGGGAGTATCCGGCGCCGTCTTTGGTCTCTTCGGCGCATTTGCAGTTCTCAGCAAAAAATATGGCCTTGAAATTAAAAGCATTGCAGTAATTGTTGGCATTAACTTTGCGATGGGATTTGTTATTGGCGGCGTTGATTGGCGCGCACATTTAGGTGGACTTATCGGTGGCTCAATTACCACCGCAGCCCTGCTTTCACAGCGCCGTTAG
- a CDS encoding cell division protein CrgA: MPKSKLRKKVQKAHAHEQDVVDHTPAPAESPRWLAPVMVAAFLVGLFWIVVFYITQTSYPIPGIGSWNMVIGFSFIGFGFTLATKWR, from the coding sequence ATGCCAAAATCAAAACTCCGCAAGAAGGTTCAAAAGGCGCACGCCCACGAGCAAGACGTTGTCGATCACACACCAGCTCCTGCTGAGAGCCCTAGATGGCTCGCACCAGTCATGGTTGCAGCATTTCTAGTAGGTCTGTTCTGGATCGTTGTTTTTTATATAACTCAGACAAGTTATCCAATCCCAGGCATCGGCTCATGGAACATGGTTATCGGATTTAGCTTTATTGGATTTGGCTTTACTCTCGCCACTAAATGGCGCTAA
- a CDS encoding aminodeoxychorismate/anthranilate synthase component II, protein MATKILVIDNYDSFVFNLVQYLGQLGAECTVVRNDEVKANEASKYDGVLISPGPGTPEKAGVSIEMINYCAEKKIPLFGVCLGHQAIGVAFGATVSRAPELLHGKTSQVIHEGVGVLNNLPSPFTATRYHSLAVEPATIGDHLEITGRTDSGVVMSMRHKTLPIEGVQFHPESVLTEHGHKLLANWLTQCGDTNAQSKAVGLTPVISA, encoded by the coding sequence ATGGCTACCAAGATCCTCGTCATAGATAACTACGACTCCTTTGTCTTTAACCTGGTGCAATATTTAGGCCAACTCGGGGCCGAGTGCACAGTGGTGCGCAATGACGAAGTCAAGGCCAATGAAGCCAGCAAGTATGACGGCGTTCTTATTTCTCCAGGACCGGGCACTCCAGAAAAAGCTGGCGTCAGCATCGAGATGATTAATTACTGCGCAGAAAAAAAGATTCCACTCTTTGGTGTCTGCCTTGGTCACCAAGCAATTGGTGTTGCATTTGGCGCAACCGTTTCTCGTGCTCCTGAATTACTACACGGAAAAACTTCGCAAGTAATTCACGAAGGTGTTGGAGTATTAAATAACTTACCTTCACCATTTACTGCAACTCGTTATCACTCACTTGCTGTTGAGCCAGCAACCATTGGCGATCACTTAGAAATTACAGGCCGCACTGATTCTGGTGTTGTGATGTCGATGCGCCATAAGACACTACCGATTGAAGGCGTTCAATTTCACCCAGAGTCTGTGCTGACAGAGCACGGCCATAAATTACTTGCCAACTGGCTCACGCAGTGCGGGGATACAAACGCACAAAGCAAAGCTGTTGGACTTACTCCAGTAATAAGCGCGTAG
- a CDS encoding protein kinase domain-containing protein: MTLLGGRYTVGEMIGTGGMADVYIAQDERLARQVAVKILRSDLAKDPSFVSRFRKEAFAAAGLNHPGIVAVYDSGEDPAPYIVMELISGHTLRELIHRGERIPLDRALEIGEGILAALEYSHERGIVHRDIKPANIMITEMGDVKVMDFGIARAMDDFGATLTSTWNIVGTAQYLSPEQAMGETADARSDIYSTGCLLFEVLTGRPPFTGDTPVSIAYQHVSGELPKPSSIQPTLAGDIDVLLAVALAKKPQDRYQSAGLMFDDLHRVRTGQAVTTKIARTKISRRTFLTSALALVLALAVATGGVFLSRPDSSVGVDGIPNVVGLSQIAAQALLTDYTVTIARAHDSRIPKDRVASQFPLATTRAAKGSGVILTISDGPGDAIVPTDLVGLSLIDARSSLAAVGLVIASTQTVPSDREQGTVLKVSPEPGSTISAGSGVVLQIASGQVEVPALIGIDAIQAKTLLVQAGFLVREVTAFDAAQPIGVVIRQAPDAGSTQTIGQPVTITINTAP, encoded by the coding sequence ATGACACTACTTGGTGGGCGCTACACAGTTGGCGAAATGATCGGGACCGGCGGTATGGCCGATGTTTATATTGCCCAAGATGAAAGACTTGCTAGACAAGTTGCTGTGAAGATTTTGCGTAGCGATCTTGCTAAAGATCCATCCTTTGTTTCGCGCTTTAGAAAAGAAGCATTTGCTGCTGCCGGTTTAAATCATCCTGGAATTGTTGCCGTCTATGACTCTGGTGAAGATCCAGCGCCATACATTGTTATGGAGTTAATCTCTGGTCACACACTTCGCGAATTAATTCATCGTGGAGAGAGAATTCCATTAGATCGCGCACTGGAAATTGGCGAAGGAATACTTGCCGCCCTTGAATATTCACACGAACGCGGAATTGTTCACCGAGATATCAAGCCTGCCAACATCATGATTACCGAAATGGGCGATGTAAAGGTGATGGACTTTGGAATCGCGCGTGCGATGGATGATTTTGGTGCGACTCTGACAAGCACGTGGAACATTGTTGGCACTGCGCAATACCTCTCACCTGAACAAGCAATGGGTGAGACTGCAGATGCTCGCAGCGATATTTATTCAACTGGTTGTTTGTTATTTGAAGTTCTCACAGGTCGCCCACCTTTTACTGGAGACACACCTGTTTCTATTGCCTACCAACATGTTTCAGGTGAATTACCAAAGCCATCATCTATTCAGCCAACGCTAGCTGGTGACATTGATGTCTTACTCGCCGTGGCTCTTGCTAAGAAACCACAGGATCGTTATCAATCTGCAGGATTAATGTTTGATGATCTCCATCGAGTGCGCACGGGCCAAGCGGTAACAACAAAGATTGCACGGACAAAGATTTCTCGCCGCACGTTTCTTACCTCTGCCCTTGCTTTAGTTTTAGCACTTGCCGTTGCAACAGGCGGAGTTTTCCTATCGCGGCCTGATTCATCTGTTGGTGTTGATGGCATTCCAAACGTTGTTGGTCTTTCACAAATAGCTGCCCAAGCACTTTTAACTGATTACACAGTCACAATTGCGCGCGCCCACGATTCACGAATACCGAAAGATCGAGTTGCTAGCCAATTTCCACTAGCAACAACGCGCGCTGCAAAAGGCTCTGGTGTGATTCTCACAATTTCAGATGGGCCAGGAGATGCAATTGTTCCAACTGACTTAGTTGGCCTATCTCTCATTGATGCGCGCAGTTCATTGGCAGCAGTTGGTTTAGTTATTGCTTCCACTCAAACGGTGCCCTCTGATCGCGAACAAGGAACAGTTTTGAAAGTTTCACCTGAGCCAGGTTCCACAATTTCTGCCGGAAGCGGAGTTGTATTACAAATTGCTAGCGGACAAGTTGAAGTTCCCGCGCTCATTGGAATTGATGCAATCCAAGCAAAGACTTTGTTAGTGCAAGCCGGGTTCTTAGTTCGCGAAGTAACAGCTTTTGATGCAGCTCAACCAATCGGTGTTGTTATTAGACAAGCACCTGATGCTGGAAGTACACAAACTATTGGTCAACCTGTAACAATTACGATTAACACAGCGCCGTAA
- a CDS encoding PP2C family protein-serine/threonine phosphatase, whose protein sequence is MSKSYFAVSARTAIGLARSGNEDSAITGSSLLAVADGMGGHAGGEVASRIAITTLAGMVPVLTAPDIDTDSIEDLLLNSLHTIDGEIARVASDEIELRGMGTTLTALLIRDGRVALLHVGDSRCYRLRGNTFEQLTHDHTVLQELLDSGTISMSEAHDHPQRSMLTQVLMGEGSVAPVLMVYEVNSKDRFLLCSDGLSSVLTEKEIKSLLKKSNRDEAVVALVEATYVNGAPDNVTVVVADVIEEEKHAVQLLGAAQ, encoded by the coding sequence ATGAGTAAGAGCTACTTCGCTGTTTCTGCGCGCACTGCAATTGGTTTAGCGCGCAGCGGTAATGAAGATTCAGCAATCACAGGTTCTTCTCTATTGGCAGTTGCCGATGGAATGGGTGGACATGCTGGCGGTGAAGTTGCATCCCGCATCGCAATCACAACTCTTGCTGGCATGGTTCCTGTTTTAACCGCGCCAGATATTGATACTGATTCCATTGAAGATTTGTTGCTCAATTCTTTACACACCATCGATGGAGAAATCGCCCGCGTTGCCAGCGATGAAATCGAATTGCGCGGAATGGGCACGACGTTGACTGCCCTTTTAATTCGAGATGGGCGTGTGGCACTTTTACACGTTGGTGATTCTCGTTGCTATCGCCTTCGTGGAAATACTTTTGAGCAATTAACCCATGATCACACTGTCTTGCAAGAGCTTTTAGATTCAGGCACGATTTCGATGTCAGAAGCCCATGATCATCCACAACGCTCTATGTTGACTCAGGTTCTCATGGGAGAAGGTTCTGTTGCGCCAGTTCTCATGGTTTACGAAGTAAATTCTAAGGATCGTTTTCTACTATGTAGCGATGGCTTATCGAGTGTTTTAACTGAGAAGGAAATTAAATCTTTGTTGAAAAAATCTAACCGTGATGAGGCTGTTGTTGCTCTCGTTGAAGCGACCTATGTCAATGGCGCCCCCGATAACGTCACTGTTGTCGTTGCAGATGTTATTGAAGAAGAGAAGCATGCAGTTCAATTATTAGGAGCTGCCCAATGA